In Mycolicibacterium mucogenicum DSM 44124, the following are encoded in one genomic region:
- a CDS encoding ABC transporter ATP-binding protein: MTSSESTDLDPRPVLLEVRDAVVHYGRIQALHGVSLVVREGELVTLLGANGAGKTTMMRAISGLLPLSSGSVWFDGEDVSKMKAHRRVTAGLIQAPEGRGIFPGMTIVENLEMGCYGRKFESKHDHDERLDWVLTTFPRLAERRSQAGGTLSGGEQQMLAIGRALMARPKVLLLDEPSMGLAPMVISQIFRIISEINSQGTTVLLVEQNAQQALSRSDRAYILETGAVTRSGNARDLLKDDSIRAAYLGVA, from the coding sequence ATGACCAGCTCTGAGTCCACCGACCTCGACCCGCGGCCGGTGCTGCTGGAGGTCCGTGACGCCGTCGTCCACTACGGCAGAATTCAAGCGCTGCACGGTGTTTCGCTGGTCGTCCGGGAGGGTGAACTGGTCACCCTGCTCGGCGCCAATGGCGCGGGCAAGACCACCATGATGCGGGCCATCTCCGGACTGTTGCCGTTGTCGTCGGGCTCGGTGTGGTTCGACGGCGAGGACGTCTCGAAGATGAAAGCGCATCGCCGCGTGACCGCGGGCCTGATCCAGGCGCCCGAGGGCCGCGGCATCTTCCCGGGCATGACCATCGTCGAGAATCTCGAAATGGGCTGCTATGGGCGCAAATTCGAGTCCAAGCATGACCATGACGAGCGTCTCGACTGGGTACTGACGACGTTTCCGCGGCTGGCCGAACGGCGGTCGCAGGCCGGCGGCACGCTGTCCGGTGGCGAGCAGCAGATGCTGGCGATCGGCCGCGCGCTGATGGCCCGGCCCAAGGTGCTCCTGCTGGACGAGCCGTCGATGGGTCTGGCGCCCATGGTCATCTCGCAGATTTTCCGGATCATCTCCGAGATCAACTCTCAGGGCACCACGGTGCTGCTGGTCGAGCAGAACGCGCAGCAGGCATTGAGTCGGTCCGATCGGGCCTACATCCTGGAGACCGGCGCCGTCACCCGCAGCGGCAATGCCCGGGATCTGCTGAAGGACGACAGCATCCGAGCTGCCTACCTCGGCGTCGCCTGA
- a CDS encoding branched-chain amino acid ABC transporter permease, whose protein sequence is MTSDCVGHYVCTAANINFNVDNLVNGFWQLTVDGLSWGAIYALVAVGYTLVFGVLRLINFAHSEIFMLGMFGAYFALEIILGFKPSGNAYNLGVGLTIFYLGIAMVVAMLVSGAAAVGLEVVAYRPLRRRNARGLTFLITAIGMSFVLQEFVHFVLPKILKGFGGSNAQQPIILVQPKTQFTLFSANISNVTIVIVVAAIVLALLTDIALNRTKFGRGIRAVAQDPTTATLMGVSRERIIMTTFLIGGLLAGAAALLYTLKVPQGIIYSGGFLLGIKAFSAAVLGGIGNLRGALLGGLILGIMENYGQAFFGTQWRDVVAFVLLVLVLLIRPTGILGESLGKARA, encoded by the coding sequence ATGACATCCGACTGCGTCGGCCACTACGTGTGCACCGCGGCCAATATCAATTTCAACGTCGACAACCTGGTGAACGGGTTCTGGCAGTTGACGGTTGACGGGTTGTCGTGGGGTGCGATCTATGCCCTGGTCGCCGTCGGCTACACCCTGGTGTTCGGTGTGCTGCGACTGATCAACTTCGCGCACTCGGAAATCTTCATGCTCGGCATGTTCGGCGCGTACTTCGCGCTGGAGATCATTCTCGGGTTCAAGCCCAGCGGAAACGCCTACAACCTGGGCGTCGGGTTGACGATCTTCTATCTGGGCATCGCCATGGTGGTCGCGATGCTGGTCTCCGGCGCCGCGGCCGTCGGGCTGGAGGTCGTGGCGTACCGGCCGCTGCGCCGCCGCAACGCGCGGGGGCTGACGTTCCTCATCACCGCCATCGGCATGTCGTTCGTCCTCCAGGAATTCGTGCACTTCGTGCTGCCGAAGATTCTCAAGGGATTCGGCGGCAGCAATGCCCAGCAGCCGATCATCCTGGTGCAGCCCAAGACTCAGTTCACGCTCTTCAGCGCGAACATCTCGAACGTCACCATCGTCATCGTCGTGGCGGCCATCGTGCTGGCGCTGCTCACCGACATCGCGCTCAACCGCACCAAGTTCGGCCGCGGTATCCGCGCCGTCGCCCAGGACCCGACGACCGCCACCCTCATGGGCGTGTCCCGCGAGCGCATCATCATGACGACGTTCCTCATCGGTGGCCTGCTCGCGGGCGCCGCCGCGCTGCTCTACACCTTGAAGGTGCCGCAGGGCATCATCTACTCGGGCGGATTCCTGTTGGGAATCAAGGCATTCTCGGCCGCCGTGCTCGGCGGCATCGGTAATTTGCGGGGCGCGCTCCTCGGTGGGTTGATCCTCGGCATCATGGAGAACTACGGCCAGGCGTTCTTCGGCACCCAATGGCGCGACGTGGTGGCGTTCGTCCTCCTCGTGCTGGTGCTGTTGATCCGTCCCACCGGGATACTCGGTGAAAGTCTCGGGAAGGCACGCGCATGA
- a CDS encoding FAD-dependent monooxygenase, translating to MTPVLIAGAGIGGLTTALTLHARGFDALVLERAHDLQPLGVGINLLPHAVRELTGLGLGDALTAMAVAPSAIRFYSHRGDLLFTEPRGLAAGDAYPQLSVHRGRLQMMLLDAVRERLGADAIRTGSGVTGFRQRTDGVVVDTAAGEVAGSALVGADGINSVVRAALHPGHDPLLSSGITMYRGASDITPFLDGQTMAIVKADNGVDLITYPIGGGQVNWVLQVPTGQPGPLQGDAKWNAPATADDVLPHVADWNLDWLDMDALIGHSPALFSYPMVDKDPLPHWGDGLVTLLGDAAHPMYPVGANGASQSIVDARVLADELAAHGFAGLRDYEKSRRAETADVIAANREMHVAGASRAPADLARVTTRYRTETANSTRGGATAH from the coding sequence ATGACACCAGTACTCATCGCCGGCGCCGGTATCGGCGGACTCACCACAGCCCTGACGCTGCACGCGCGCGGCTTCGACGCGCTCGTGCTGGAACGCGCACACGACCTGCAGCCGTTGGGCGTTGGCATCAACCTGCTGCCGCATGCCGTTCGCGAACTCACCGGACTCGGCCTCGGCGACGCGTTGACCGCCATGGCCGTGGCCCCGTCGGCCATCCGCTTCTACTCCCATCGCGGCGATCTGTTGTTCACCGAGCCGCGTGGGCTGGCCGCGGGCGACGCCTACCCGCAGCTGTCGGTGCACCGTGGGCGGCTGCAGATGATGCTGCTCGACGCGGTGCGCGAACGTCTCGGCGCCGACGCGATCCGCACCGGCAGCGGGGTCACCGGATTCCGGCAGCGCACCGACGGCGTCGTCGTGGACACCGCGGCAGGCGAGGTCGCGGGCTCTGCCCTCGTCGGCGCCGACGGCATCAATTCCGTGGTGCGCGCGGCCCTACATCCGGGCCATGACCCGTTGTTGTCATCCGGCATCACCATGTACCGCGGGGCCAGCGACATCACGCCGTTCCTCGACGGGCAGACCATGGCAATCGTCAAGGCCGACAACGGTGTTGACCTCATCACGTATCCAATCGGCGGCGGCCAGGTGAACTGGGTCCTCCAGGTGCCCACCGGGCAGCCCGGCCCGCTACAGGGCGACGCGAAATGGAACGCGCCCGCGACGGCCGACGACGTCCTGCCGCACGTGGCCGACTGGAACCTCGACTGGCTCGACATGGACGCGCTGATCGGCCACAGCCCAGCGCTGTTCAGCTACCCCATGGTCGACAAGGACCCCCTGCCCCACTGGGGCGACGGCCTGGTGACGCTGCTCGGCGACGCCGCCCACCCGATGTACCCCGTCGGTGCCAACGGTGCGTCGCAGTCGATCGTGGATGCGCGCGTACTCGCGGACGAACTCGCGGCTCATGGCTTCGCCGGGCTGCGCGACTACGAGAAGTCCCGGCGCGCCGAGACCGCTGACGTCATCGCCGCCAACCGCGAGATGCACGTCGCGGGGGCGTCGCGGGCGCCGGCGGATTTGGCGCGGGTCACCACCCGGTACCGGACGGAGACGGCGAATAGCACCCGAGGCGGCGCAACTGCTCACTGA
- a CDS encoding ANTAR domain-containing response regulator produces MTGSTSEVAPRRVLVAEDEALIRLDLAEMLREEGYEIVGEAGDGQEAVELAEQLKPDLVIMDVKMPRRDGIDAASEIAAKRIAPIVILTAFSQRELVERARDAGAMAYLVKPFSITDLVPAIEVAVSRFGELTALEKEVLSLSDRLETRKLVERAKGILQTKQGMTEPEAFKWIQRAAMDRRTTMKRVAEVVVETLDPPAAEATEPSAG; encoded by the coding sequence ATGACCGGGTCAACATCTGAAGTCGCACCGCGCCGTGTTCTCGTGGCCGAGGATGAGGCGCTCATCCGGCTGGACCTGGCGGAGATGCTCCGCGAGGAGGGCTACGAGATCGTCGGCGAGGCCGGCGACGGCCAGGAGGCCGTCGAACTCGCCGAGCAGCTCAAGCCTGACCTGGTGATCATGGACGTGAAGATGCCGCGCCGCGACGGCATCGACGCCGCTTCCGAGATCGCTGCCAAGCGCATCGCGCCCATCGTGATCCTCACCGCGTTTTCCCAGCGTGAGCTGGTCGAACGGGCCCGCGACGCGGGTGCCATGGCCTATCTGGTCAAGCCGTTCTCCATCACGGACCTGGTGCCGGCCATCGAGGTGGCGGTCAGCCGCTTCGGTGAGCTGACGGCGCTGGAGAAGGAAGTCCTCTCGCTGTCCGATCGGCTCGAGACCCGCAAGCTCGTCGAGCGGGCCAAGGGCATCCTGCAGACCAAGCAGGGCATGACCGAACCCGAGGCGTTCAAGTGGATTCAGCGGGCGGCGATGGACCGGCGCACCACCATGAAACGGGTGGCCGAGGTGGTCGTCGAGACGCTGGATCCGCCGGCCGCGGAAGCGACGGAACCGTCAGCCGGCTGA
- a CDS encoding ABC transporter ATP-binding protein produces the protein MSDTFEPAPDEELAALHRDVQVAEGEKLLATTDLTVKFGGLTALDAVTFDIRRGEILGLIGPNGAGKTTCFNAITGVYRPSSGSVMFDGAPLGKIKRHEITRRGIARTFQNIRLWGEMTALENVVVGTDARHKTSVPGALLRTSRHRREERDAIERAAALLQFVGIAHRGEEKARNLSYGDQRRLEIARALATEPKLLCLDEPAAGFNPSEKSALIELIQAIRDDGYTVLLIEHDMRLVMGVTDRIVVLEFGRKIAEGLPAEIREDPKVIAAYLGVPDDQL, from the coding sequence ATGAGCGACACCTTCGAGCCCGCGCCCGACGAGGAACTCGCCGCCCTGCACCGTGACGTGCAGGTCGCCGAGGGTGAGAAGCTCTTGGCCACAACCGATCTCACGGTCAAGTTCGGCGGGCTCACCGCGCTCGATGCGGTGACGTTCGATATCCGGCGCGGCGAGATTCTCGGTCTCATCGGTCCCAACGGCGCCGGCAAGACCACCTGCTTCAACGCGATCACCGGCGTGTACCGGCCGTCGTCCGGATCGGTGATGTTCGACGGCGCGCCGCTGGGCAAGATCAAGCGCCACGAGATCACGCGGCGCGGCATCGCTCGCACGTTCCAGAACATCCGGCTGTGGGGCGAGATGACGGCGCTGGAGAACGTCGTCGTCGGCACCGACGCCCGGCACAAGACGTCGGTCCCGGGCGCGCTGCTGCGCACCTCGCGGCACCGCCGCGAGGAACGCGATGCCATCGAACGTGCCGCGGCGCTGCTGCAATTCGTGGGCATCGCGCACCGCGGCGAGGAAAAAGCACGGAACCTCTCGTACGGAGACCAGCGCCGGCTGGAGATCGCCCGGGCCCTGGCCACCGAGCCGAAGCTGCTGTGCCTGGACGAGCCCGCCGCGGGTTTCAATCCGAGCGAGAAGTCCGCGCTCATCGAGCTGATCCAGGCGATCCGGGACGACGGCTACACCGTGCTGCTGATCGAACACGACATGCGGCTGGTCATGGGTGTCACCGACCGGATCGTGGTGCTGGAGTTCGGCCGCAAGATCGCCGAAGGCCTACCGGCCGAGATCCGCGAAGACCCGAAGGTCATCGCCGCTTACCTGGGGGTGCCCGATGACCAGCTCTGA
- a CDS encoding Zn-ribbon domain-containing OB-fold protein, with translation MPGVTDAGSQPAIEGWWDTNENGAPHLIGAKCPQCGTYVFPPRANNCPSPACDSDVLEPVALSRRGTVWSYTENRYPPPAPYPAADPFEPFAIAAVQLEAEGLIVLGKVVEGTLAADLKVGMEMELTTMPLYTDADGVERTTYAWRIAE, from the coding sequence GTGCCAGGAGTGACGGACGCCGGGAGTCAACCGGCAATTGAAGGTTGGTGGGACACCAACGAAAACGGTGCGCCACACCTGATCGGGGCCAAGTGCCCGCAGTGTGGGACCTACGTTTTCCCGCCCCGCGCCAACAACTGCCCCAGCCCAGCCTGTGACAGCGACGTGCTCGAGCCCGTCGCGCTGTCGCGCCGCGGCACGGTGTGGAGCTACACCGAGAACCGGTATCCCCCGCCGGCGCCGTACCCGGCCGCCGACCCGTTTGAGCCGTTCGCCATCGCCGCCGTCCAGCTGGAGGCCGAAGGCCTCATCGTGCTGGGCAAGGTCGTCGAGGGCACGCTCGCCGCGGACCTCAAGGTCGGCATGGAGATGGAACTGACCACCATGCCGCTGTACACGGACGCCGACGGTGTCGAGCGGACCACTTACGCGTGGAGGATCGCCGAATGA
- a CDS encoding branched-chain amino acid ABC transporter permease produces the protein MSGQHRNEGRARYLLAPGDQIRQWWDQQSRPAKWAFGVFVFLLVAYLPLHTPAFLNTPGISFGGTMAQFAMVAIIAIGLNVVVGQAGLLDLGYVGFYAVGAYTVALLTSPDSPWNQVGVDGFLDKDWAWLACVPLAMAVTAMAGLVLGIPTLRLRGDYLAIVTLGFGEIIRLLADNLSDLTNGARGLNQIAYPRLGETDKLPTGVFSSGNSAGSANYGTWWFWLGLALMVGILLLVGNLERSRVGRAWVAIREDEDAAEVMGVNTFKFKLWAFVIGAGIGGLSGALYAGQVQYVAPPTFNIINSMLFLCAVVLGGQGNKLGVIVGAFIIVYLPNRLLGVHFLGINLGDLKYLFFGLALVVLMIFRPQGLFPVRQQLLTYGKSARALLRNADETKAAA, from the coding sequence ATGAGCGGGCAGCATCGAAATGAGGGCCGCGCCCGGTACCTGCTGGCGCCCGGTGACCAGATCCGCCAGTGGTGGGACCAGCAGTCGAGGCCGGCCAAGTGGGCCTTCGGTGTCTTCGTGTTCCTTCTGGTGGCGTACCTACCGCTACACACGCCGGCGTTCCTCAACACGCCCGGTATCAGCTTCGGCGGCACCATGGCACAGTTCGCGATGGTGGCGATCATCGCGATCGGCCTCAATGTGGTTGTGGGCCAAGCGGGATTGCTCGACCTCGGCTATGTCGGGTTCTACGCCGTCGGCGCCTACACCGTCGCGCTGCTGACCAGCCCCGACAGCCCCTGGAACCAGGTCGGGGTCGACGGCTTCCTCGACAAGGACTGGGCCTGGCTGGCCTGTGTCCCTCTGGCGATGGCGGTCACGGCCATGGCCGGCCTGGTGCTGGGTATCCCGACGCTGCGGCTGCGCGGTGACTACCTCGCGATCGTGACGCTGGGATTCGGTGAGATCATCCGGCTCCTGGCCGACAACCTCTCCGACCTGACCAACGGCGCCCGCGGCCTCAACCAGATCGCCTATCCGCGGCTGGGGGAGACCGACAAACTCCCGACGGGGGTGTTCTCCAGCGGCAACTCCGCCGGCAGCGCCAACTACGGCACGTGGTGGTTCTGGCTGGGGCTGGCGCTCATGGTCGGCATCCTGCTGCTCGTCGGCAACCTGGAACGCAGCCGCGTCGGGCGGGCGTGGGTCGCCATCCGCGAGGACGAGGACGCCGCGGAAGTCATGGGCGTCAACACTTTCAAGTTCAAGCTGTGGGCGTTCGTCATCGGCGCGGGCATCGGCGGCCTGTCGGGCGCGCTGTATGCCGGCCAGGTGCAGTACGTCGCGCCGCCGACCTTCAACATCATCAACTCGATGCTGTTCCTGTGCGCGGTGGTCCTCGGCGGCCAGGGCAACAAACTCGGCGTGATCGTCGGCGCGTTCATCATCGTGTACCTGCCCAACCGGTTGCTCGGGGTGCACTTCCTCGGCATCAACCTCGGCGACCTCAAGTACCTGTTCTTCGGCCTGGCTCTGGTCGTGCTGATGATCTTCCGGCCGCAGGGTCTGTTCCCGGTACGCCAGCAGCTCCTGACGTACGGCAAGTCCGCGCGGGCGCTGTTGCGCAATGCCGACGAAACGAAGGCGGCGGCATGA
- a CDS encoding lipid-transfer protein: protein MSTPEPLYILGAGMHPWGKWGRDFTEYGVVAARAALAEAGLDWRQIQLVAGADTIRNGYPGFIAGSTFAQKLGWNGVPVSSSYAACASGSQALQSARAHILAGFCDVALVIGADTTPKGAFAPVGGERKNDPDWQRFHLLGAMNPVYFALLARRRMDLYGATSEDFAQIKVKNSKHGLNNPNARYHKEASVEDVLASPVVSDPLRQLDICATSDGAAALIVASADFARKHLGSLEGVPSVRAISTVTPQYPQHLPELPDIATDSTAAIAGPERVFKDQILDAAYAEAGIGPDDVNLAEVYDLSTALELDWYEHLGLCAKGEGEQLLRSGATTIGGRVPVNPSGGLACFGEAIPAQAIAQVCELTWQLKGQATGRQVEGARVGVTANQGLFGHGSSVIVAR from the coding sequence ATGAGCACGCCCGAACCGCTGTACATCCTCGGCGCGGGCATGCACCCGTGGGGCAAGTGGGGCCGCGACTTCACCGAGTACGGCGTCGTCGCCGCCCGCGCCGCGCTGGCCGAGGCCGGCCTGGACTGGCGTCAGATCCAGCTGGTCGCCGGCGCCGACACCATCCGCAACGGCTACCCCGGCTTCATCGCCGGTTCGACGTTCGCCCAGAAGCTGGGCTGGAACGGCGTGCCGGTGTCGTCGTCGTACGCCGCGTGCGCCAGTGGTTCGCAGGCCCTGCAAAGTGCCCGCGCCCACATCCTGGCCGGCTTCTGCGACGTCGCGCTGGTCATCGGCGCCGACACCACACCCAAGGGTGCCTTCGCGCCCGTCGGCGGCGAGCGCAAGAACGACCCCGACTGGCAGCGCTTCCACCTGCTGGGCGCCATGAACCCGGTGTACTTCGCCCTGCTGGCCCGCCGCCGCATGGACCTGTACGGCGCCACGTCCGAGGACTTCGCCCAGATCAAGGTGAAGAACTCCAAGCACGGCCTGAACAACCCGAATGCCCGGTACCACAAGGAGGCTTCGGTCGAGGACGTGCTGGCCAGCCCGGTCGTCTCCGACCCGCTGCGGCAGCTGGACATCTGCGCCACCTCGGACGGCGCCGCCGCGCTGATCGTGGCCAGCGCCGACTTCGCGCGCAAGCACCTCGGCTCGCTCGAGGGTGTGCCGTCGGTGCGCGCGATCAGCACCGTCACGCCGCAGTACCCGCAGCACCTGCCCGAATTGCCGGACATCGCAACGGATTCCACCGCGGCCATCGCCGGACCGGAGCGGGTGTTCAAGGACCAGATCCTCGACGCGGCGTACGCCGAGGCCGGCATCGGACCCGACGACGTCAACCTCGCGGAGGTCTACGACCTGTCGACCGCGCTGGAACTCGACTGGTACGAGCACCTGGGCCTGTGCGCCAAGGGCGAAGGCGAGCAGCTGCTGCGCTCCGGCGCCACCACCATCGGTGGCCGCGTGCCGGTCAACCCGTCGGGCGGGCTGGCGTGCTTCGGTGAGGCCATCCCCGCCCAGGCCATCGCGCAGGTGTGTGAGCTGACGTGGCAGCTGAAGGGGCAGGCCACCGGCCGCCAGGTCGAAGGTGCCCGCGTGGGCGTGACCGCGAACCAGGGCCTGTTCGGCCACGGTTCGTCGGTGATCGTCGCGCGCTAG
- a CDS encoding DUF167 family protein, producing MMISVRVKPGSRKGPLVETDDDGTLVVYVREQAVDGKANTAVIRVLADHFDVPKSRVELVSGAAARMSVVIAGAGPTGLTLAIELARRGVPVRVLDRAQALFPGSRGKGLQPRTLEVFDDLGVIGAVLAAGETFPPMRLYRGAEVVWTKPIYELLGLPELTATPAVPYPFTWLIPQWRTDQILAARFAELGGIIEFGTELTGFEQDDDGVTVQTDRGPIRADYLVGADGGRSTVRKASGVAFLGGALTEERIIVGDVRATGLDGRCCHLLTRDGDQTKRFSLWNLPGTEHFQLVVTMAPGEDPPALTLGGMQELLDQRSGRRDVVLSDLRWISEYRVNLLMAQQFRLGRVLLAGDAAHVHSPAGGQGVNTGVQDAYNLGWKLAAVLAGAPDELLDSYAAERMPVAANVLALSSALHRQGFAAIGPAPSAIHQLDISYRGGPLAGGERAPGALQAGDRAPDGLLPDGRRLFDVFRGPHWTVLEFGGAAVDFGVPQVRLVPGPEYDVPAGSYVLVRPDGHTAAITDRAAAISEQLRRLGCYSPSPSGTGW from the coding sequence GTGATGATCTCGGTCCGGGTCAAGCCGGGCAGCCGCAAGGGGCCGCTCGTCGAGACCGATGACGACGGCACGCTGGTCGTCTACGTCCGCGAGCAAGCCGTGGACGGCAAGGCCAACACCGCGGTGATCCGCGTGCTGGCCGACCATTTCGACGTGCCGAAGTCGCGGGTCGAGCTGGTGTCCGGCGCGGCGGCCCGGATGAGCGTGGTGATCGCCGGCGCCGGACCCACCGGACTGACCCTCGCCATCGAGCTGGCGCGCCGCGGCGTGCCGGTGCGCGTGCTGGACCGGGCGCAGGCGTTGTTTCCAGGTTCGCGCGGCAAGGGACTGCAGCCGCGCACCCTCGAGGTGTTCGACGACCTCGGCGTCATCGGTGCGGTACTCGCGGCCGGCGAGACGTTTCCACCCATGCGCCTGTACCGCGGCGCGGAGGTGGTCTGGACCAAACCGATCTACGAGCTCCTGGGCCTGCCCGAACTCACGGCCACGCCGGCCGTGCCGTATCCCTTCACTTGGCTGATCCCGCAGTGGCGAACCGACCAGATCCTCGCGGCGCGGTTCGCTGAACTCGGGGGGATCATCGAATTTGGTACCGAGTTAACGGGTTTCGAGCAAGACGACGATGGTGTGACGGTGCAGACCGACCGCGGCCCGATCCGTGCCGACTATCTCGTCGGGGCGGACGGCGGTCGCAGCACGGTGCGCAAGGCGTCCGGCGTCGCGTTTCTCGGCGGCGCGCTGACCGAGGAACGCATCATCGTGGGCGACGTCCGCGCGACCGGGCTCGACGGCCGGTGCTGTCACCTGCTGACGCGTGACGGCGACCAAACCAAGCGGTTCTCGTTGTGGAACCTGCCGGGCACCGAACACTTCCAGCTGGTGGTGACGATGGCGCCGGGCGAGGACCCGCCCGCACTGACCCTGGGTGGCATGCAGGAACTGCTCGACCAGCGTTCGGGGCGACGCGATGTCGTGCTGTCGGACCTGCGGTGGATTTCGGAGTACCGCGTGAATCTGCTGATGGCACAACAGTTCCGGCTGGGCCGCGTGCTGCTGGCCGGTGACGCCGCCCACGTCCATTCGCCGGCCGGGGGACAGGGCGTCAACACCGGCGTGCAGGACGCCTACAACCTCGGCTGGAAACTGGCCGCCGTGCTGGCCGGCGCGCCCGACGAACTACTGGACAGCTACGCCGCCGAACGGATGCCGGTGGCGGCCAACGTACTTGCGCTCAGCAGTGCGCTGCACCGCCAGGGCTTCGCCGCGATCGGGCCGGCGCCGTCGGCCATCCATCAGCTGGACATCAGCTACCGGGGCGGGCCCCTGGCGGGTGGGGAGCGCGCGCCGGGCGCGCTACAGGCCGGTGACCGCGCCCCCGACGGTCTGTTGCCCGACGGCCGCCGGCTGTTCGACGTCTTCCGCGGACCGCACTGGACGGTGCTCGAATTCGGCGGAGCAGCAGTCGATTTCGGTGTCCCGCAGGTGCGCCTGGTGCCCGGACCCGAGTACGACGTGCCGGCCGGCTCCTACGTGCTGGTGCGGCCCGACGGGCACACCGCGGCGATCACGGACCGGGCGGCCGCGATCAGTGAGCAGTTGCGCCGCCTCGGGTGCTATTCGCCGTCTCCGTCCGGTACCGGGTGGTGA
- a CDS encoding branched-chain amino acid ABC transporter substrate-binding protein — MRSRVARNALAVGSAGLIVFGLAGCSQSEPKQSGAAGSNLKIVEQVQIDENGAEVKGAAGATPADPAGDGKATCPPVNIAMAGALNGPDAALGINIKDGVQLAIDKHNAANPGCQVTLKTFDTEGDPQKATGIAPQIVDDKFTIGLVGPAFSGETKATGTVFDQAGLVAATASATNVTLSENGWKTFFRGLANDGVQGPSVANYLKNTLNYKKVCVVDDSTDYGLGLATAVRTTLGPVADSACNISVKKGDKDFSAAVTQIKGAAPDAIFYSGYYAEAATFAQQLKDGGVTATFASADGTKDPEFVKQGGEATKGAILSCPCGPASKQFAEEYTKKFGQEPGTYSTEGYDLGTILVKGIDSGAVTRPALLDFVTKYEGQGVARKYQWNNKGELTTNLIWIYKVQ; from the coding sequence GTGCGCAGTCGCGTAGCTCGTAATGCTCTTGCAGTCGGCAGTGCCGGTCTGATCGTGTTCGGTCTGGCGGGGTGCAGCCAGTCTGAGCCGAAGCAGAGCGGCGCGGCCGGCTCGAATCTCAAGATCGTCGAGCAGGTGCAGATCGACGAGAACGGCGCCGAGGTCAAGGGCGCCGCCGGCGCAACTCCGGCCGATCCCGCCGGTGACGGCAAGGCCACCTGCCCGCCGGTGAACATCGCCATGGCCGGCGCGCTGAACGGCCCCGATGCCGCACTGGGCATCAACATCAAGGACGGCGTGCAGCTGGCCATCGACAAGCACAACGCGGCGAACCCCGGCTGCCAGGTGACGCTGAAGACCTTCGACACCGAGGGCGACCCGCAAAAGGCGACGGGCATCGCGCCGCAGATCGTCGACGACAAGTTCACCATCGGCCTCGTCGGCCCCGCCTTCTCCGGCGAGACCAAGGCCACCGGCACCGTCTTCGACCAGGCCGGCCTCGTCGCCGCCACCGCGTCGGCCACCAACGTGACGCTGAGCGAGAACGGCTGGAAGACCTTCTTCCGTGGCCTGGCCAACGACGGCGTGCAGGGCCCGTCGGTCGCGAACTACCTGAAGAACACGCTCAACTACAAGAAGGTCTGCGTCGTCGACGACAGCACCGACTACGGCCTGGGCCTGGCCACGGCCGTGCGCACCACGCTGGGACCGGTTGCGGACTCGGCGTGCAACATCTCGGTCAAGAAGGGCGACAAGGACTTCTCGGCGGCCGTCACCCAGATCAAGGGCGCCGCGCCGGACGCGATCTTCTACAGCGGCTACTACGCCGAGGCTGCGACGTTCGCTCAGCAGCTCAAGGACGGCGGCGTGACCGCGACGTTCGCCAGCGCCGACGGCACGAAGGACCCCGAGTTCGTCAAGCAGGGCGGCGAGGCGACCAAGGGCGCCATCCTGTCCTGCCCGTGCGGCCCGGCGAGCAAGCAGTTCGCCGAGGAGTACACCAAGAAGTTCGGCCAGGAACCCGGTACCTACAGCACCGAGGGCTACGACCTGGGCACCATCCTGGTCAAGGGCATCGACTCGGGCGCCGTCACGCGGCCCGCGCTGCTGGACTTCGTGACCAAGTACGAAGGCCAGGGTGTGGCCCGCAAGTACCAGTGGAACAACAAGGGTGAGCTGACCACCAACCTCATCTGGATCTACAAGGTCCAGTAG
- a CDS encoding O-acetyl-ADP-ribose deacetylase, whose translation MPRITAVLGDITQQDVDAIVNAANSAMRGGGGVDGAIHRAGGPAVLADCIERFPHGLATGDAGWTTAGNLPARWVIHTVGPNYRAGQRDPELLRSCYRRSLDVADQLGAQSLAFPLISAGIYGWPLDDAIAIALETASAADTAVTVVRFVAFSDDIHDKIQRHLP comes from the coding sequence ATGCCACGGATCACCGCCGTCCTCGGCGACATCACGCAGCAGGACGTCGACGCGATCGTCAACGCCGCCAACAGCGCGATGCGTGGTGGCGGCGGCGTCGACGGCGCCATCCACCGGGCGGGTGGGCCCGCGGTTCTCGCGGATTGCATCGAGCGTTTCCCGCATGGGCTGGCGACCGGCGATGCCGGCTGGACCACCGCAGGCAATCTCCCGGCCCGCTGGGTCATCCACACCGTCGGGCCGAATTACCGCGCGGGCCAACGCGATCCAGAGCTACTGCGGTCCTGCTACCGGCGGTCACTCGACGTCGCGGACCAACTCGGCGCGCAGAGCCTGGCGTTCCCGTTGATCAGCGCGGGTATCTATGGCTGGCCGTTGGACGACGCGATCGCAATTGCACTCGAGACGGCCTCCGCCGCCGATACCGCCGTCACCGTCGTCAGATTCGTGGCGTTCAGCGACGATATCCACGACAAGATCCAGCGCCACCTGCCGTAG